The Chionomys nivalis chromosome 4, mChiNiv1.1, whole genome shotgun sequence genome contains the following window.
CCCTAGGCTTCAGTCAGCCTTGCAAGCTCGCTTCACTGGCCAAGCCTcggtctccccccacccccccgccccaCCTTGCTGCTCCCCTTTCAGATTTTCTGCAACTTGCCGGTCATTTTACCTCTCGGGAAGCGCTATCATTTGGCCCCACCCCCATTTCCTGAATTTATACCCAGTCACCTGAACGCCCCCAGGTCCTTTCCACTCACCTGGTCGCCTCTAAGCTCCGCCCTTCCTTCTGGCCCCGCTGCTCTTAGCTTTGGCCTCTCCGCTGCAGCCCGGGCTGAGCCCGCCCTCACTGCTCACCTCCAGTCCCTTCCGCACCTGGTCGTCTCCAGGCCCCTTTGGGGTCGAGCGCTGGCTGCGCTGCCGCCGCAGGGAGACGCTGTACACGGCGCCGTCCTCAGTCTCCTCGCCCCAGTCTTGCAGAGGCGCCTGGATGTGGAGGCGGGCTCAGAGCAGTGACCCCCCACCTCTGCCCTGGCCTGTAAGTTTGGGCCTCTTTCCCGAGCAGAGTACTGAGACTCTGGCTGGGATCCCAGGTGGGTCCCTCTGCGCCACAGATACCCTCCTCTTAGGTCTTGAGTGGATGGGGTATCATTTGGGGACATTCCATAGTCCAATGTCACAAAGAATCTTTTTGTCTCTTCCTCCCGAGATAGTCTCAGACCCCGGTCCCCACCCCACAAACCAGCCGCGTCGCGGGGTCAGGAAGTGTGAATCCCCAAGTGGGAACTCCAGGGCACATCCATTTGGCAGAAAGGGGTAGAAAACGAGAGGTGGATATCCAGAGTTTCTGAATCTGGGGATACACCAGGGACGTGGGGTCTGAGGATTCCCCAGCTCCCTcttaccaaggccagctctcTGCTCGCTGTCCTTTGCATGGCCCCGATGCCCGTCCTGCTCCCTGGCGCCGCGGAGTGAGGCGGAAGGGCCAGCAGGAGCGGGCAGTGGGGCGGGGCGGCCGCGCGTCCAGTCGCGGGGCGGGGCTGGGCAAGGCGGTCGTACGGCTCCAGAGGTCCCCAACCGGACCCTGGCACTTAAACCAACACAGAAGTCCGGGGACCTCCCCCAAAGGTGTGTCAAGCTGACCATAAGTCTTCCCTGATCCCAGATATGAGTGTACGGGGGACGACGACAGGTCTGTGTCCTCGGGTGGGAAGTTCTTTGTGTTCAGTTGGGGTTGATCAGCCCCACGTGTAGGAGTGCCCCTATGTCTGGAGGGGAATGAGGGCACactgaatttgttcttttttttatggtAGAAATGAAGTTTTAACACACCGAATTTGTATCACAGGTGATGGGAACCCTATTGTGTCAGGCTGGAAGCTGCGAAGTGTCTGTGGCCCTGCATTTTGTGGGGTCAGCCGATGAGGGGCGGTGCAGGGCCAAGAAGAGGTGAATACCCAGGGGGTTAATCTGTGACCTTTATTGCGCGATTCTGAGGCGGACTCTAACCCGTCTCAAGAGATTTACTGTGGGAACTTCTGGCTCAACCTTTTTCCTCCTCCAGGCGCTGCCGGCCTGAGGTGCTCCCACGTCAAGCCTCCTTCAGCCCTTGAAGGAGCCTCGAGGCCACACCGGTAGGTAGCTCCAGAGGGTGGGAGGGCTCCCTAGAGGCCAGGAGGCATCCGAAGGGATGTGACTGCCAGTCTAGGACCTGCGCGACCTACTGCGCTTCTTACTGCGGGCTTCGATTAATTTCTGGGAACGAAGCTTGAAGGCAGCGCGGGTCACCACATCACGGTCGtcctcctcactctcctcttCATCTGCAGGGAAGCATGGTGGGTGGGAGGGTAAGAGGtcgtttcttttccctttcccagactTCACCACACCATGCACCTCCTCTTTGGCCTTGACCTAAGgccacctcctccctcccatcCATCTCCCTTTGGCGCACACTGACCAAAGAACTTGTCCTTGACACTGGCAACGGGCAGAAGGATGCGGGTGTTGTAGAGGGGCAGTTTTCCTTCTAACGTGGCCAGGAACtacaggaggcaggagagaggtgtGGGACTGAAGCAAAGCTGTTCCTCCTCCCACCACATTCCAGATAGTGCCCGGATTCTAGGAGAGACCACTGTCCACTCTCCTGCATACTCTTCCCCAGCAGGCCGACGACTGTCACTCAGGCCTGGTCTCTGGACCCTGCCTGTAGACCTGTCTAGAGTCATCCCAGGTTCTCCAGTCCTGCCATCTGATCCAACCAGTCCCAGCTTTTCTTCTCTGGAGAAGAAGCTCACCCCTCACCCCACCTGCTGTTGGGATCTCAGCGTGCCCTCTGGTTCTCCACCCCGCCCCCAGCCTTGAAACTGCTGCTGCACCTCTCGTTCTGTGATGTGTCGCAGCATCTCTGGTATGTCATGGCTCTCTACTTGCCCCTGTAGTTTCAGCAACTTTTCCTCGACAACGACCAGCAGATTGGACACATAGTCCTCTGTGTCCGGGTCTAACTTTCCTGCCAAGAGGCTATTATCCTGCAGGGGGATAGGCTAAGTTAGCTGAGAGATGCGAGGTCCCTGTGAGGGGACAGGCTTCACCCATGAGTGGGGCTTTTCCCAGGGAGGGGAGAGCTTTGCAAAGAGTCCATCCACAGGCAGGTCCTCTAAAATTAAAGCCTCGCCTTGAAGTCAGAGCCTTTGAACTTGAGCTCTATTCAAAGGATGGGAGGTCTCTTTGAGATTAATACATGAGCTAGGCCATTGTGAGGGCGGCTTTCTAAAGAACTGGCGCTCTTGCAGACACGGTGGGACTTTCTTCGCAGGAGTCTGGAGAAGGGCTGCTTAAGTTTTGAACTGGGGTTGGGGATGGTTGGCTTTGCGCTTGGAGTCAGCTTTAGCCTGAGCAAATGGGGACTTCCCCAGGAATGTGGAACCCGGATAGTGATGCGAGGAGTCAAACTTTCTTCCTTAAACGAAGTCACAGGGCAGGAATCCTGTGGCTTGTGTGGCACTTCAACTCAACCTGATGTTCTGGGAGGATGAGGGCAGGGCTTGCCAGGGACGGGGTGGGGCTTTCTGCAGTGGGGCCTCCCAGGGACAGTGGCCACTGGAGCAGATCTCCTTGGGTGGCGCCCCCCCCAGGGGCGGAGCATCACTAGGGGTAGATCTTTCCCAGGGAGGGGGACCTACCACTATCACGTGGTTTAGTTTGCTGGCCAAGTGCTCCAGGCAGTCCTTGGCCAACTGGAGAGTTCGCAAGGTGCGATCCAGTTGCTCCTGGATGACATTGCGTCGCTGCTCCTCCTTCTTGAGTGTCTCCTGCATCGAGTCGCGGTGCCTCTGCTGACTGCCGGGAGCCGGGAGGTTCAGCAGCTAACAGGCGGCTAACTCCAGCGTCCCCCAGGCCTCCCTCAGCCACTGAGGCCTCACCTCACCAGTGTGGCATCCCCGGAATACTTGAGGTTCTCCAGCTCTTTCTGGAGCCGCTGCTTCTCCTCCTTCAACCTCACCAACGTCTGCTCATTGTCCTTCTTGAGAGTCTCTAACTGCGTGAAGGTCTCATCCTGGGCCAGGAACCTTCGCACCACCGCCTGAGGGCCACCCATTTCTGGTCAGAGCCTGGGTCAAGAGAGGCTCGAGGGCGATCTGACTCTAACAGTGTTACACAGCCGTGTGTAAGGAGGACTGTGTGGGTCAGTCTGCCAGCTCTTTCAAGGCTATACTTCTCCCCACACCCTTTCCTGTCTATGTTTGAGTCAGCTAAAATCAGCATGCGGGAGGCAGCAGAGTGAACACCTTTCAAAAATCCCTGTGCCAGCAAGTTCTGAGTGGGTATCTCGCTCAACAGCACAAAGACACTGTGCCTCTAGGGTGTGTGTGATCAGGCCTCCCGgccgtttgtgtgtgtgtgtgccgcgGCACATGTGTGGATTTCAAAAAGCAACTTGGATGAGTCTGCTCTCACTTCCCACCACGCCGGGCCCAGGAACTCGAGTTGTCAGGCTCGAGAGCCATCTTCTTTACCCgccaagccatctcaccagcttggGACCCACTTCTGAAGGGGTTCTCGTACCGCTGAATGAGTTCACGGCTGACCTCCAGCCAGAGCCCAGATTGCCTGGGGATTAACGGCTTTCCAGGGGTAACTGGGTACAGAGAACCCAAACTGGAGAAACtgactgggtgtgtgtgtgtgtgggggggtcagtATTCTAAAGCAGGATCAGGCGCTGGAGGGAGACACAGAGCAGGGCTGGGATTCCAAGGTTAGGGGCAATACTGGGCAGTCCACTGTATTCTAGATCATTCCATACAGTGATGATCTGAGAAACAGGACCTGAAAAATAAAGCTCCCAAAACTTACATACCAAACAAGTTAGCACAGTGGAAGAATGGAAGAAATTAAGGGCTGATGTGGACAGCTCCGCCATCCTGGAAGCCTTTCCTGGCTCACGCGCAGACCTGGGGCACTCACGTGCGATTCAGCCACTCCAGTGGCATCCTTGACCTTGCCGAACATCACTTCCATCTGGTACATGCCCCAGCGCTGCTTCAGCTCCTCCTCCTTGTGccgctggtggtcctggatggtatCTTCTGACTGTAGCAGGACATGCTCTCGGTGCGTCTGCTTGAGGGTGGgggacagtcaaggctaccaTCAAAGTCAATTCCAAACAGGGCTTGggacagaggtcaggagaggatcTGGCTTAGCTTGGATTGTGAGGAACAGTCTAGATATGGTTATCCCTGCAGGACTCAGAGAGGTGGCCTCAGAACCAGAGTAAGGAAGCAGGGTCATAGAAGGAGTGGCCTCCGGAAAGGGGTGGGCTAGAGCCCCAGTCGGATTTGGAACAAAAGCGTCCAAATTAAATggggcaggatgaggagaggTTCAGACAGTCAGGGCAGGGCTGCAGGCTGCGGCCTCTCCCAGGAAAGGAGGATGAGGTGCGATTGTGGGGGGCGAGGTCAGGGAGGGGGCGAGATTAGGACaatgagaggaggagggagagctcGGTCAGAATGTGGGGTAAGGCAAGGCTGAGGCTGTCTGGTCTGAGTGGCCAAGCCCTGCACCCTTAGGAGTGCACACCTTGCGCTCCATGCGCTCTGTTAGAAGTTTCTTCTCTTCCGCCCGCTTCTTGCAGTCCGTTATGAAGTATTCGCGCTTCTTGCGGTTCCGGATGGCAGTCTCCTCCAGGTACTGCAGCTGGCTCTAGGGCAGGCAGGGGCACCTGGTATCTATCCAGGATAGACGGGGAGCATCCCCAGGCAATGCCGCAGCAGTACAACTGCTGGGAAAGACTTAAAGACAACTGAATTCTGACTAGAATTCCCTGAGCCTTTGGTGCTCCATTGCTATTTTCTCTGAATTGAACACTCCCTCCTAGAGGGAGAGGGCGGTTCGAGACTCAGGAAGTCGGTGAAACTTACAAGGCTCAAGAAACAAGattcacgccgggcggtggtggtgcacgcctttaatcccagcactcgggaggcagaggcatgcggatctctgtgagttcgaggccagcctggccgacaagaactagttccagggcaggaaccaaaaaaggctacagagaaaccctgtctcgaaaataaaaaaaaaaaaaaaacaagattcacAAGACCCCTCCCCAGGTTACAATGGATAGGTGAGGAGACTTAGGAACGGAACTCTAGAGATGTGACTTTCACACCGAAACTCCTCAGCCACGCTCTGCaaggaagcccaataaactcattgttcTCCAAGTTAGACTTTGGTGGAGTGGTtgatggttttttatttttgttgttgttgtttttaactttgtagccctggctgtcctggaactctatgtagaccaggctggcctggaactcacagagattcgcctgcctctgtctctgtgcatgagtattaaaggtgcgtgtcatcGCACCTGGATGTGGTTACTGTGCTCTATACTGTCCTATAATATTGGCAGCTGTGACAGAGCCCCTCCCCACTCTATCCTGGGGTGGTAGATTAGTACCTTGGCGAGGTCCCGGGCATTTAGAGCCTCTTGATTCACCACTTTCAGCTCCACTACCTCATGCTTGGTCTTCACCACCTCAGTTTCCATGGAGTCCAGCCGGTTCTCCAGGTTGAGACTCTCCTCCTGGCACATGGAGAGAGGGAAAGCTTGAGACTGCTGTCCCCGGCCAGGCCTGCCCTCCTCACCTACTGCTCTCTCCAAAGTGTCCCTACCTGGAGGTAAGACTTGAGCTGCAGGTATACATTGGTAATGtgctctgcttcctctgccttcatCCGGGCCTTCTCCAGCCGGTTCTCCAGGTTGCGCATGGTCTAGAGGGACAGCAGGCTAGGCTGGGTCCCTTCTGTCACCACTCACGCCTCCCCCAAGGCCCCTGTAGCCCTCGGCAAGCCCCACCTTGGCAGCCTCTGTGTTGTTGTCTTGCACCTCCGTCGTCTCCAGATGGTGCAGGCTGTGCTGCGTCCTCAGCTCCTCCAGACGCTTCTGTCGCAGCGTCACCTGGTGTCGCAAAGCATTCAGCTGGTTCGTCTTATCCCTCAGCTGGTGCTCCAGGTGCTCCAGGGCCTCCTGGGGAGGGCAGAGAGCAGAACCTCAGCTTGCCCTTCCCAAGGACCTGAGTCCTGGTTCTCCCAGAAGTCCTTGTCCCTCTGGTCTCCTAGTTGACTTCCAGACCCTTGGCATCcagcactttctctctctctctctctctctctctctctctctctctctctctctctctctctctctctctctctctgtgtgtgtgtgcaggggaagTCAAACCTTGCACAGCTGGACAGCGGCTATATCTCTGATCTATAGTCTCAGctctcttttacatttttttaaagacatggtctttgtagtctaggctggctccAAATTCTGTATCCAGCTGGAGATAAACTTTAACTTCTGACCTTTCTGCCTGCACCTCCTGAGTGTCGCGATCATATTGCTGTACCGTTGAACTCCATCTAATGAGGCTCTGGAAATCAGCTGGGGCTTGGGCTTCATGTGTGCTAGGGAAGCATTCCACCTGTTGAGCTACACTTTCAGctccttcgtgtgtgtgtgtgtgtgtgtgtgtgtgtgtgtgtgtgtgtgtgagagagagagagagagagagagagagggagagggagagggagagagagagagagagagagagagagagagagagagagcaggtacACCTAtgtacacagaggtcagaggtcaatgtctggTATCTTTCTCTACTGTTTTCCAACTTtgatttgagacaaggtctcccactgaacctgaagctggcTGGGTCACTAGACTTGTTGTTGAGAGCTCTGTGCAGCCTCCTCTTcatttccctagtgctgggatgacaggtgcatGCAACCACACCTGGACCtcatgtggaggtcggaggacaacttgtgggagggAGTTGGTTCTTCCCTTCTACCATTTGGGCTCAGagacaaactcaggtccccaggcttggcagtaagcacTTTTCTCTgttgggccatctttccagcccacacTCAGATTTTCCATGGGCTCCAGAGATAGGAATTAGGCTTACACAGCAAGCTTATcgctgactgagtcatctccccaggttCCTATTTT
Protein-coding sequences here:
- the Odad3 gene encoding outer dynein arm-docking complex subunit 3 isoform X1, producing the protein MTSPLCWAAGTYTVTSQEQVPTPSSKVKGSKVQGHRGKALGRAQAWPAQRLKSGTSYHLMKSSMQAQMLELQRKIQLLEGDRKAFYESSQWNMKKNQDTISQLQEETKALHMQLKDLLQGDSKVVQAIIQEWKSEKPYLKNRTCEEALEHLEHQLRDKTNQLNALRHQVTLRQKRLEELRTQHSLHHLETTEVQDNNTEAAKTMRNLENRLEKARMKAEEAEHITNVYLQLKSYLQEESLNLENRLDSMETEVVKTKHEVVELKVVNQEALNARDLAKSQLQYLEETAIRNRKKREYFITDCKKRAEEKKLLTERMERKQTHREHVLLQSEDTIQDHQRHKEEELKQRWGMYQMEVMFGKVKDATGVAESHAVVRRFLAQDETFTQLETLKKDNEQTLVRLKEEKQRLQKELENLKYSGDATLVSQQRHRDSMQETLKKEEQRRNVIQEQLDRTLRTLQLAKDCLEHLASKLNHVIVDNSLLAGKLDPDTEDYVSNLLVVVEEKLLKLQGQVESHDIPEMLRHITEREFLATLEGKLPLYNTRILLPVASVKDKFFDEEESEEDDRDVVTRAAFKLRSQKLIEARSKKRSRSRRS
- the Odad3 gene encoding outer dynein arm-docking complex subunit 3 isoform X2, with product MTSPLCWAAGTYTVTSQEQVPTPSSKVKGSKVQGHRGKALGRAQAWPAQRLKSGTSYHLMKSSMQAQMLELQRKIQLLEGDRKAFYESSQWNMKKNQDTISQLQEETKALHMQLKDLLQGDSKVVQAIIQEWKSEKPYLKNRTCEEALEHLEHQLRDKTNQLNALRHQVTLRQKRLEELRTQHSLHHLETTEVQDNNTEAAKTMRNLENRLEKARMKAEEAEHITNVYLQLKSYLQEESLNLENRLDSMETEVVKTKHEVVELKVVNQEALNARDLAKSQLQYLEETAIRNRKKREYFITDCKKRAEEKKLLTERMERKTHREHVLLQSEDTIQDHQRHKEEELKQRWGMYQMEVMFGKVKDATGVAESHAVVRRFLAQDETFTQLETLKKDNEQTLVRLKEEKQRLQKELENLKYSGDATLVSQQRHRDSMQETLKKEEQRRNVIQEQLDRTLRTLQLAKDCLEHLASKLNHVIVDNSLLAGKLDPDTEDYVSNLLVVVEEKLLKLQGQVESHDIPEMLRHITEREFLATLEGKLPLYNTRILLPVASVKDKFFDEEESEEDDRDVVTRAAFKLRSQKLIEARSKKRSRSRRS